From the Marivivens sp. LCG002 genome, the window TTTGTAGTCACCGTTCTCGTCCTTGACAGCGCGGGTGCGCAGAGAGCCGAGGTCGGAACCCGTATTGGGTTCGGTGAACACGGCAGTCGGGAGCGTTTCACCCGACGAAAGACGGGGAAGCCACTTTTCCTTTTGCTCTTGGGTGCCGCCACAAAGGATAAGTTCAGCCGCAATTTCAGAGCGGGTGCCGAGTGAGCCAACGCCGATATACCCGCGCGAAAGCTCTTCCGAGACGACGACCATTGCGGATTTGGGGAGGCCGAAGCCGCCGAATTCTTCAGGAATGGTAAGGCCGAAGACGCCCATTTCGGCAAGCTCTTCGATCACGCTCATCGGGATCAGCTCGTCCTTGAGGTGCCATTCGTGGGCGAAAGGCTCTACCTTCTCCACGGCGTAGCGACGGAATTGCTCGCGGATCATCTCGAGCTCGTCGTCAAGGCCCGTCGCTCCGACGGTGATGTTTGCAGACTGCTCCTGCATCAGTTCAACAAGGCGAGTCCGGGCGGATTGGGTATTGCCGCGCACCATCAGCGTCGAAACAGCGTCATTGCGGAAGCCGTTCAGCGCGTCCTCGAGACCAAGCTCGCTCATACGGAACATTTCGCCTTGGGACATCGGGATGCCGCCGGAGATATGGTTCAGGTATTCGCCGAAAGCGATCTGGAGAAGGAGCTGTTCGATCTCGCCGAATTTCCCCTCGGTTCTCAGCGTGCTTGCCCAGCCGTCCATCTGGCGAAGTGCTTCGACATAGGTGGCAAGCCACGCAAGACCATGGGCGGCGCTCTGGTTCTCTTCGACAAGTTTGCCTGAAACGCGTCCGTCCTTCGTTACAAGCGACTTGAGCACTTCGGTAGCGCTGGACAGAACGGCATCGGCTGCAGGAACGGCTGCCGCCGTCAACTCCAGAAGGTTATCGAGAAGCGGGTTGGCTTTCATGAATACGTCCTGTCCGTCATGGGGCATGTGAAGGGCTCCTTTTTTGCTTGTGCAGAAATAGCCCTTTCGCAGTCGCAGCGCAATATTAGTTCGTAAAATTATTAAAAATCATACTAAAGTGTCGCGACCGATTTTGCGTGTAGGTTTGAATGAATACCGCTAAACCATAGGAATGGATACGCTTTTTAGTTCTCTCCCTCTTGAGCTCATCGTTTTTGCCTTTGGTGTCACTCTCGTTGCGGGTGTTGTCAAAGGTGCCGTAGGGTTTGCGATGCCATTGATCATGATCTCGGGAATGGGAATCGCAATAGACCCCAAAGTGGTTGTTGCCGCGATCATCTTTCCGATTGTGATGTCGAACTTTCTACAGGTGGCAAAGGCGGGCTTTGGAGAGGCGAGACAAGCGCTCAAGGATT encodes:
- a CDS encoding acyl-CoA dehydrogenase family protein, which codes for MPHDGQDVFMKANPLLDNLLELTAAAVPAADAVLSSATEVLKSLVTKDGRVSGKLVEENQSAAHGLAWLATYVEALRQMDGWASTLRTEGKFGEIEQLLLQIAFGEYLNHISGGIPMSQGEMFRMSELGLEDALNGFRNDAVSTLMVRGNTQSARTRLVELMQEQSANITVGATGLDDELEMIREQFRRYAVEKVEPFAHEWHLKDELIPMSVIEELAEMGVFGLTIPEEFGGFGLPKSAMVVVSEELSRGYIGVGSLGTRSEIAAELILCGGTQEQKEKWLPRLSSGETLPTAVFTEPNTGSDLGSLRTRAVKDENGDYKVTGNKTWITHAARTHVMTLLARTDPATSDYKGLSMFLAEKTPGTDEHPFPTEGMTGGEIEVLGYRGMKEYELGFDNFHVKGENLLGGEEGNGFKQLMQTFESARIQTAARAIGVAQSALDVAMQYANDRKQFGQSLINFPRVSGKLAMMAVEIMIARQLTYFSAREKDADRRCDLEAGMAKLLGARVAWAAADNGLQIHGGNGFALEYKISRILCDARILNIFEGAAEIQAQVIARRLLG